The genome window CAAGCACCAGCACAATCGGCCGCAGGTCAGCGCGGGTGCGGGGCAGCGGGGTGTCAGTGTTGATCGCGTTCATTGATGGCTTCCCAGCGACAGACCCAGAAGGCGCGTCTGCAACGCGTCGTCGTCCGCCAGTTCCTGCATGCCGCCTGCATGCACGACGCGTCCGTTATCCATGATCGCCACGTGATCGCCGACCTGACGGGCAAAGTTGAAGTTCTGCTCGACCAGCAGAATCGTCGTGGACGCCTGTTTGAGCTCGATGAATGCTTCGATCATGTTTTGGATGATGGCGGGCGCAAGTCCCTTGCTCGGTTCGTCGATCAGCAATAGCCGGCGCGGCTCGATGATGGCGCGTGCCACCGCAAGCATCTGCTTTTGGCCGCCCGACAGTTTGCCTGCGGGGTATAGCCAGAATTTCTTGAGAGCAGGAAAGAACCCAAAGATCCATTCAAGCCTGGCGGTATCCAACTGGTTCTCGCGCTTAGCCTGGCGTGCTGCCAGCAGCATGTTCTCTTTGACCGACAGGTCGGCGAAGATGCCCATGTTCTCGGGCACGTATGCCAGTCCCAAGCGTGCCATGTCGGGCGGTGAGCTGCGTGTGCCCGGCCCGCCAACCGGCACGCCTTCAAAGCACACCTGACCTTGCGACGCACGCCACAAACTCATGATCGTGCGTAATGTCGTCGTCTTGCCTGCGCCGTTGCGGCCCAGCAGCATCGTGACCGCAGAGGGGGCCACGGCCAGGTCGACGCCATGC of Achromobacter seleniivolatilans contains these proteins:
- a CDS encoding ABC transporter ATP-binding protein, encoding MNATPLLELKDVHTHIGAYHILHGVDLAVAPSAVTMLLGRNGAGKTTTLRTIMSLWRASQGQVCFEGVPVGGPGTRSSPPDMARLGLAYVPENMGIFADLSVKENMLLAARQAKRENQLDTARLEWIFGFFPALKKFWLYPAGKLSGGQKQMLAVARAIIEPRRLLLIDEPSKGLAPAIIQNMIEAFIELKQASTTILLVEQNFNFARQVGDHVAIMDNGRVVHAGGMQELADDDALQTRLLGLSLGSHQ